A section of the Leptospira kobayashii genome encodes:
- a CDS encoding Cna protein B-type domain protein, protein MNRRGIFLLVLTLSFLVVDCSKKSKSMPFWFLLGSGGAGNAADSSAGATPADSNGVPLPASSDSTVPSSSGGVPENQAEQEVPTSGPAKITGIIRPVVSGTTATDVCGQPGAPSAPNCLDLTLISVRIEVANGNSYTLVASSNAEADGSFTIDVDNLPNNNYRVLINTGNGLNYSYQDFSFVFDPTQNGYTLVDVGDLKAERLYYTSGPALITGSISTPGFSGNGVTVPSGPLSGITVVLRDNEGNAVGTTTTAGDGTFSFSIPNLPNGNYTIEYQGSSVTSNGQPYANNSDTIHFTFQGTNPSVTTVVALGETTLPWMAATDSSLTLNGSVINGAVSGDSGTYFTIKIKNEQGAVVDSTNRSGNGSFQLTASGLPNGVYYIEVSANNFFTVSQSFLFTAAPDGGMKNITLPSPIGIVARPSNVVGFVRDGNSNHIPGSVINFKPDRTQAPSNLVYLTGDPLIGNAARLWILESLSAVAGVNCATNPSGSPSICSCAITPTTSCLVTVQGSGPWNYSTWGNKVYEVRPSDNQVYFTAVAGKWAYYISAPGFENWCGGNAPPCSSSPQTITLNGNDHNAGNVSMTSITNRSQIAGTITVRDSAPTNPSLYSNQTGLFAVLLGNTTTGGQPLAHIAVTSGGSFAFNGSSYVVTLPAGLTSDTDRVGYALQTLKAGGASTLANADSIAVDNDQNASIDVIATNQYYFRQSSFQLVVVDTVVSSPRASYLAATSLSVDNSNVATNQYASTPATFTLNGIAVHNVRATISGTVTDAISTSAVSGATLTLGRFDSGNFVADVRRDCSGGFVNDSCTVASVRTAGQDQVIGSVTSQSNGSYAFSFVPQGAYTIRVEKNGIVTYFPVEVGSGGGTVSVNTPVITNDGKGHLSGSVRTPGGFSFSGTYSLEIVDPNTGTIRPTAGVQPASISTGATTFSNANQYTIFNINAGRWKVRFVASGYKTVEGIVDIQADATTNFDIITFVPGTQTPGAISGRALSALYNTGVCDLTARIRPGVNVKSGAYAIDGNGTTIASVKTATDGSYAIPNVPPGNYTLEVTGSGKRGNCTSSVEAYSTTFRTVVAAGTETPSNQNILVSPVLGDSEMRVVLSWGAKPRDLDSHLQYSATDSGSRIVWNRKTPLGAGNGELDYDITTGYGPETISLKGSIWSQDVRYYSIYNWSGEANMGISGATIRVFKGSIGEVRNYAISPNHSNRWWKIFCIGADKNITDVGTSNCNASGFLERSMY, encoded by the coding sequence ATGAACAGACGAGGGATTTTTCTACTAGTACTTACCCTCTCTTTTTTGGTTGTTGATTGTTCTAAAAAGTCCAAATCAATGCCTTTTTGGTTTTTGCTTGGCTCGGGCGGAGCAGGCAATGCCGCAGATTCTTCTGCAGGAGCTACTCCTGCCGATTCCAATGGGGTTCCTCTCCCTGCATCCAGTGATTCTACCGTTCCTTCCTCCTCCGGAGGAGTTCCTGAAAATCAGGCGGAACAGGAAGTTCCTACTTCAGGCCCTGCTAAAATTACAGGAATCATTCGGCCTGTAGTTTCCGGTACGACTGCTACGGACGTATGCGGACAACCAGGTGCACCTTCCGCACCCAATTGTCTGGATTTAACATTAATTAGTGTTAGAATTGAAGTCGCAAATGGAAATTCATACACTTTAGTCGCTTCTTCCAATGCCGAAGCGGATGGTAGTTTTACCATCGATGTGGACAATCTCCCCAATAATAATTATAGAGTTTTGATCAATACCGGCAACGGTTTGAATTACAGTTATCAGGATTTTTCCTTTGTTTTCGATCCTACTCAAAACGGTTATACCTTGGTTGATGTGGGAGACTTGAAAGCGGAAAGATTGTATTATACATCCGGTCCGGCGCTCATCACAGGATCTATTTCCACTCCCGGTTTTTCCGGAAACGGGGTAACTGTTCCCAGCGGGCCTTTGTCCGGGATAACCGTTGTTTTACGAGATAACGAAGGGAATGCTGTAGGAACTACCACAACTGCTGGTGACGGAACTTTTTCCTTTAGTATCCCCAACTTACCGAATGGAAATTATACAATCGAATACCAAGGCTCCTCCGTTACCTCAAACGGCCAGCCTTACGCAAACAATTCCGATACAATTCATTTTACATTTCAAGGAACAAATCCTTCCGTTACTACTGTCGTTGCCTTGGGAGAAACAACTCTTCCTTGGATGGCGGCAACGGATAGTAGCCTAACTTTAAACGGTTCGGTGATCAACGGTGCGGTTTCCGGAGATTCCGGAACCTATTTTACGATTAAAATCAAAAACGAGCAAGGTGCTGTCGTTGATTCTACCAATCGTTCGGGTAATGGATCCTTTCAATTGACTGCTTCGGGATTGCCCAACGGAGTTTATTATATCGAGGTCTCCGCGAACAATTTTTTCACAGTGTCACAATCCTTTTTGTTCACTGCGGCACCGGACGGGGGTATGAAAAATATCACTCTCCCTTCCCCTATTGGAATCGTTGCCCGTCCTTCCAACGTGGTAGGTTTTGTAAGAGACGGAAATTCTAACCACATTCCCGGTTCCGTCATCAACTTCAAACCGGATCGAACACAAGCCCCTTCCAATTTGGTATATTTGACCGGTGATCCTCTGATCGGAAATGCCGCCAGACTTTGGATTCTTGAATCTCTTTCTGCAGTTGCAGGTGTTAATTGTGCGACGAATCCAAGCGGGTCCCCTTCCATTTGTTCCTGTGCGATTACTCCGACAACGTCTTGTTTGGTGACAGTGCAAGGTTCCGGTCCGTGGAATTATTCCACTTGGGGTAACAAAGTTTATGAAGTCCGCCCGTCCGACAACCAAGTGTATTTTACCGCAGTAGCGGGAAAATGGGCCTACTATATTTCAGCTCCCGGTTTTGAAAACTGGTGCGGTGGGAACGCACCTCCTTGTTCTTCCAGCCCCCAAACCATTACTCTCAATGGAAACGACCATAACGCCGGTAATGTGTCCATGACTTCGATCACAAATAGATCGCAGATTGCAGGAACGATTACTGTCAGAGATAGCGCACCTACCAATCCGAGTTTATATTCCAATCAAACAGGACTTTTTGCGGTTCTTTTGGGCAATACGACAACCGGCGGGCAACCGTTGGCACATATTGCGGTAACATCCGGTGGAAGTTTTGCTTTTAACGGTTCTTCTTATGTAGTTACACTTCCTGCTGGTTTGACTTCGGATACGGATCGGGTTGGCTATGCTTTGCAGACTTTGAAAGCCGGCGGGGCAAGCACGCTTGCCAATGCGGATTCGATCGCAGTGGATAATGATCAAAATGCATCGATTGATGTGATTGCAACCAATCAATACTATTTCCGCCAGTCCTCCTTTCAACTTGTGGTAGTTGATACAGTCGTATCTTCACCTAGAGCTAGTTATCTGGCTGCCACTTCTTTGAGCGTGGACAATTCCAATGTGGCAACCAACCAATACGCTTCGACACCCGCTACATTTACATTGAACGGAATCGCAGTTCATAACGTTCGGGCGACTATTTCCGGAACGGTAACGGATGCGATTTCTACCAGCGCTGTGAGTGGAGCCACTCTGACGCTTGGTAGATTTGATTCCGGAAATTTTGTCGCCGATGTTAGGCGGGATTGTTCCGGGGGATTTGTGAACGATTCCTGTACTGTTGCTTCGGTTCGGACCGCGGGACAAGACCAGGTGATCGGATCCGTCACTTCGCAGTCAAATGGCAGTTATGCGTTCTCATTTGTTCCGCAAGGAGCATACACGATTCGAGTGGAAAAAAACGGCATCGTTACTTACTTTCCCGTAGAAGTGGGAAGTGGAGGAGGAACGGTTTCCGTAAATACTCCTGTGATCACAAATGACGGGAAAGGTCATCTTTCCGGTTCTGTCCGTACACCGGGGGGATTTTCATTTTCCGGAACTTATTCTCTTGAGATTGTCGATCCGAATACGGGAACCATTCGTCCGACTGCGGGAGTTCAGCCTGCTTCCATTTCGACGGGAGCGACTACATTCTCGAACGCAAACCAATATACCATTTTCAATATCAATGCAGGTAGATGGAAGGTTCGCTTCGTGGCGAGCGGTTATAAAACCGTAGAAGGAATCGTGGATATCCAGGCGGATGCAACGACCAATTTTGATATCATTACATTTGTTCCTGGAACTCAAACTCCCGGTGCCATTTCGGGAAGAGCATTATCCGCTTTGTACAATACGGGAGTTTGTGATTTAACGGCTCGTATACGACCGGGAGTCAATGTAAAATCCGGAGCATACGCAATTGATGGCAACGGAACAACGATCGCTTCCGTAAAAACGGCAACTGACGGATCTTATGCGATTCCGAATGTTCCTCCAGGAAATTATACTTTGGAAGTAACAGGTTCGGGAAAACGTGGAAATTGTACAAGTTCCGTAGAGGCTTATTCCACTACTTTTCGCACTGTGGTTGCCGCAGGAACGGAAACACCTTCCAATCAAAACATCTTAGTCTCACCGGTACTCGGAGATTCCGAGATGAGAGTTGTTTTATCTTGGGGGGCAAAACCCAGAGATTTGGACTCCCATTTGCAATACAGTGCGACCGATAGTGGAAGTAGAATCGTATGGAATAGAAAAACTCCACTCGGAGCCGGCAATGGTGAACTGGATTATGATATCACTACGGGATACGGACCGGAAACGATTTCCTTAAAAGGATCTATTTGGTCACAGGATGTACGTTATTACAGTATCTACAACTGGTCGGGAGAAGCCAATATGGGTATATCCGGTGCCACCATACGAGTGTTTAAAGGTAGTATCGGGGAAGTAAGAAATTATGCAATCAGTCCGAATCATTCCAACAGATGGTGGAAAATCTTTTGCATCGGTGCCGATAAAAACATCACCGATGTCGGAACTTCCAATTGCAATGCTTCGGGGTTTTTGGAAAGATCAATGTATTGA
- a CDS encoding ABC transporter ATP-binding protein, whose protein sequence is MDNFLRFSHVSFFRNGNCILDDISFSVPKAESLVILGRNGAGKTTLINLLFGYLWPTTGSVFVLNEEYGTTALKPIQTKIGIVQPAHQEQLLQKSLTVEEMILTGFYATLGLYNDPTDDDRKKAKERLSLLNLTHKAKQTYSTLSSGEKSKVLLLRALGNGKEILILDEPAAALDVTARFELNESISKIKKENPDLTRILITHRLEEIPKDFSSVLLLKEGKILSYGKKEDVLTAEHLSELYDLNLDVAVNNGQYSTSFK, encoded by the coding sequence ATGGATAATTTTCTTCGATTCTCCCATGTTTCCTTTTTTCGAAACGGAAACTGCATCTTAGACGATATATCCTTTTCCGTTCCTAAGGCAGAATCCCTTGTGATACTCGGAAGGAACGGCGCTGGCAAAACGACTCTCATCAATCTTTTGTTTGGTTATCTTTGGCCTACGACCGGCTCTGTTTTCGTCTTGAACGAAGAGTACGGAACAACCGCATTGAAACCGATTCAAACCAAAATCGGAATCGTACAACCCGCCCATCAGGAACAATTGTTACAAAAATCTCTTACAGTTGAAGAGATGATTTTAACAGGGTTCTATGCCACCTTAGGCCTGTACAACGATCCGACGGATGATGATAGGAAGAAAGCAAAGGAAAGACTCTCTCTACTCAACCTCACTCATAAGGCAAAACAGACTTATTCCACTCTTTCTTCCGGCGAAAAATCGAAAGTTTTACTACTTCGTGCACTCGGCAATGGCAAAGAAATTCTGATCCTGGACGAACCAGCCGCAGCTCTCGATGTGACTGCTCGTTTTGAATTGAACGAAAGTATTTCGAAAATCAAAAAAGAAAATCCCGATCTGACGAGAATTTTAATTACCCATCGTTTGGAAGAAATACCTAAAGATTTTTCTTCGGTCCTGCTTTTAAAAGAAGGCAAAATACTAAGTTACGGTAAAAAAGAAGATGTGCTCACTGCGGAACATTTAAGTGAATTGTATGACCTCAATTTGGATGTAGCCGTAAACAACGGTCAATACTCAACCAGTTTCAAATAA
- a CDS encoding HDOD domain-containing protein: MNFQEIISQLETTKESRLNYYFVTEEQNQEIYALLVHVMGYMDKLYLVEVIFTVLKELLMNANKANAKRDYFTREKLDIQNPEDYIKGMEKFQENIILRWNEQLAHLDGGNFYIGLLIKVDGNSIHFAVENNAPITQEELARINKRIEVAKNYNDLADAFSDVSDSQESAGLGIVLIQLLLKNSGIGADKFRIHTNEKLTRATLTVPDVTSPVEITTTLKTKILNEIEGLPPLPHSLTKVIQLCNNPDADLNMISAEIEKNPSLAADLLKLSNSAFFANRSQVNSILQAVKVVGLKNLRNLLYVSGVRKIMDGQYGKMQDVWEHSNRCSYYARFLAMDHPHGNKIADTIAVSALLHDIGKFVLLSVDRAFFKKIETYQRGSDSGNSTLLEEMSIGLSHPQLGGLLAEKWEFPSDLRVAIEYHHKPFMAPTDLRDLVEIIYMANMMCDFQEQKKGFYAIDKNLLAKFNLDSLEIFSEKVKKVETLYKKSNG, translated from the coding sequence GTGAATTTTCAGGAAATCATCTCTCAATTAGAGACAACGAAAGAATCAAGGCTTAATTATTACTTCGTTACGGAAGAACAAAACCAGGAAATCTACGCCCTTTTGGTTCATGTCATGGGCTACATGGACAAACTGTATTTGGTAGAAGTCATTTTTACCGTTCTAAAAGAACTTCTGATGAATGCGAACAAAGCCAACGCGAAACGGGACTACTTTACACGCGAAAAATTAGACATTCAAAATCCGGAAGATTATATAAAGGGAATGGAAAAGTTCCAAGAAAATATCATTCTTCGCTGGAACGAACAATTGGCCCATTTGGACGGAGGAAATTTTTATATCGGACTTCTTATCAAAGTGGATGGCAATAGCATTCATTTTGCGGTGGAAAACAACGCACCCATTACTCAGGAAGAATTGGCAAGGATCAACAAACGGATCGAAGTCGCCAAAAATTACAACGATCTTGCAGATGCTTTTTCGGACGTATCGGATAGTCAGGAATCTGCAGGACTCGGAATCGTACTCATTCAATTATTGCTTAAAAATTCAGGGATAGGAGCGGACAAATTCAGAATCCACACAAATGAAAAGCTAACGCGCGCTACACTGACCGTGCCTGATGTAACTTCTCCCGTGGAAATTACAACCACTCTCAAAACCAAAATTTTAAATGAGATAGAAGGTTTGCCTCCTCTCCCTCATTCTTTGACAAAAGTCATCCAACTCTGCAATAACCCTGACGCAGACTTGAATATGATTTCCGCAGAAATCGAAAAGAACCCTTCCCTTGCGGCGGACCTTCTGAAACTTTCCAATTCCGCATTTTTTGCTAACCGCAGTCAGGTGAACTCCATTCTACAGGCAGTCAAAGTAGTCGGCCTGAAAAACCTCCGTAATCTTCTCTACGTTTCGGGAGTTCGTAAAATTATGGATGGTCAATACGGTAAAATGCAGGATGTTTGGGAACATTCCAATCGTTGCAGTTATTATGCAAGATTTCTTGCGATGGACCATCCTCATGGAAATAAAATTGCGGATACGATCGCCGTCAGTGCTTTGTTACACGATATAGGAAAATTCGTACTACTTTCAGTGGATCGCGCCTTCTTCAAAAAAATAGAAACCTACCAAAGGGGTTCCGATTCGGGGAACTCCACTCTTTTGGAAGAGATGTCCATCGGTCTCAGCCATCCTCAGTTAGGCGGACTACTTGCAGAGAAATGGGAATTTCCATCCGATCTCCGCGTTGCTATCGAATACCACCACAAACCTTTTATGGCGCCGACTGATTTACGTGACCTGGTTGAAATCATTTACATGGCAAATATGATGTGTGATTTTCAAGAACAGAAAAAAGGTTTTTACGCAATCGACAAAAACCTTCTCGCAAAATTCAATTTGGATAGCTTGGAAATCTTTTCGGAAAAAGTCAAAAAAGTGGAAACCCTATACAAAAAGTCGAATGGATAA
- a CDS encoding 6-hydroxymethylpterin diphosphokinase MptE-like protein — translation MAFQVIFENHKLLNFFHPEQNTFIHSRFDPKKEGSRFVQSLSPNENSLPCFIGLGALHHIDSLLESKIHFPFLLFWEPFPEIHSNPAFQKAWEEIAKKLTEQNRKFRLLPSDLTTEEASEILESFQIEIGRSQIRYEIHPFPYYARHAENEIARFKDFLLQKNESSVNRSTKSHFQKLWTGNYLKNLKLSSETDSAKRKWIEGLDLKGKDVFFLGASPSLESEWEDLPKERSRSVLIAADTNIQFLLAKNIIPDAILSLDPGRGTLFHFLPSIPNTIPILTWLGANSYLFSLPNPVYLINTNHPFDQLIQFIWERKKNSDPAKSNWPYLKNPSLNLAGMALSFAKEGKADKLILVGVGFKEEKGKSHCRGTGYESYRLPMVTRRSPMENLQTGIYGKERKGKNKIAWESIWKKDIGLKVISMEEYKSVTKKEPAVVLAPTAITSQHKEWILSFQGIPAMDPWLWEKAFQEFPDSISISTLKRWKLI, via the coding sequence ATCGCTTTCCAAGTTATCTTTGAAAACCACAAACTCCTAAATTTCTTTCACCCCGAACAAAATACATTTATACATTCGCGATTCGATCCCAAAAAGGAAGGATCGCGATTTGTTCAATCTCTCTCCCCCAACGAAAATTCCTTACCTTGTTTCATCGGTCTCGGTGCCTTACACCACATAGATTCCTTACTCGAATCCAAAATTCATTTTCCTTTTTTACTTTTCTGGGAGCCTTTTCCGGAAATCCACTCGAACCCTGCGTTTCAAAAAGCTTGGGAGGAAATCGCAAAAAAACTCACTGAGCAAAATAGGAAATTCCGCCTTCTTCCGTCCGACCTGACCACCGAAGAAGCGAGCGAAATACTGGAATCCTTTCAAATCGAGATCGGTAGATCGCAAATTCGATATGAGATCCATCCATTCCCGTATTATGCACGTCATGCGGAAAATGAAATTGCCCGATTTAAAGATTTTCTACTTCAAAAAAACGAATCTTCCGTAAACCGTTCCACAAAATCCCATTTTCAAAAACTATGGACAGGGAATTATTTAAAAAATCTGAAACTCAGTTCCGAAACCGATTCTGCAAAAAGAAAATGGATCGAAGGTTTGGATTTGAAAGGCAAAGACGTATTTTTTTTAGGGGCAAGTCCTTCTTTGGAATCGGAATGGGAGGATCTGCCCAAAGAAAGATCCCGATCCGTTTTGATAGCGGCAGATACAAACATCCAATTTTTACTCGCGAAAAACATCATTCCCGACGCGATTCTTTCTTTAGATCCCGGGCGCGGTACCTTATTTCATTTTTTACCTTCCATTCCGAATACGATTCCTATTCTTACCTGGCTTGGTGCAAATTCCTATTTGTTTTCCCTACCGAACCCGGTTTATCTCATCAATACCAATCATCCTTTCGACCAACTAATTCAGTTTATATGGGAAAGGAAAAAGAATTCGGATCCCGCAAAATCGAATTGGCCGTATTTGAAAAATCCTAGTCTGAATTTGGCTGGGATGGCTCTGTCCTTTGCAAAAGAAGGCAAAGCCGATAAACTTATATTAGTTGGAGTTGGTTTTAAGGAAGAAAAGGGGAAGTCTCATTGCAGGGGAACAGGTTATGAAAGTTATCGTTTACCAATGGTAACCAGAAGAAGTCCCATGGAAAATCTACAAACCGGAATTTATGGAAAAGAGAGAAAGGGCAAAAACAAAATCGCCTGGGAATCAATTTGGAAAAAAGACATTGGTCTAAAAGTTATTTCTATGGAAGAATACAAATCCGTTACGAAAAAAGAGCCGGCCGTTGTCCTTGCTCCTACCGCTATTACGTCCCAACATAAGGAATGGATTCTAAGTTTTCAGGGGATTCCCGCAATGGATCCCTGGTTGTGGGAAAAGGCTTTCCAAGAATTTCCCGATTCAATTTCTATCTCTACTCTAAAACGTTGGAAGTTGATTTAG
- a CDS encoding DNA primase: MSQSNKEDFDIVSLIELCREKKYETCVAGFGVIDKIEKITLPKKLKNRKLTVQALYALTNDLVQWKYLSKEEREKLQAEKDKIAGVSSTLTTSAAPHAEEDIEEDFIPEEEARKPEALDGEEDEFGDDFDDDDDSDDDDDEDDDDSDDDDDEDDDKD, from the coding sequence ATGAGCCAATCCAACAAAGAAGACTTTGATATCGTATCCTTAATTGAATTATGCCGTGAAAAAAAATACGAAACCTGTGTCGCTGGCTTTGGAGTGATCGATAAAATCGAAAAAATCACTCTCCCTAAGAAACTTAAAAATAGAAAGCTCACAGTACAAGCACTTTATGCTCTTACAAATGATTTAGTTCAATGGAAATATCTCTCTAAAGAAGAACGCGAAAAACTCCAGGCGGAAAAAGACAAAATCGCAGGAGTTTCCTCTACTCTTACAACCTCCGCAGCACCTCACGCGGAAGAAGACATCGAAGAAGATTTCATTCCGGAAGAAGAAGCTCGCAAACCGGAAGCACTGGACGGCGAAGAAGATGAGTTCGGTGATGACTTCGATGACGATGATGATTCGGACGACGATGACGACGAAGATGATGATGATTCGGACGATGATGACGATGAGGATGATGACAAGGACTAG
- a CDS encoding TlpA family protein disulfide reductase has protein sequence MGQISFPAFLITFLFLGFCAPTKSSYFGEENWVATTSDGKEIKFSQLEKEQLALNVYAPNCTPCQREVPTLNYLSREIETKFPSKAIYMVVDPYQIVPDLPADASWGEAFAKAKKVMEKEKSDYKIEIPILFMKHPFTIIPNSLVSGTPETLLFETKPLRLYYNFIGSISEESKQEEIEKDPKVAFFRHQFGMGL, from the coding sequence ATGGGACAAATATCCTTCCCCGCCTTCCTAATCACCTTCTTATTTCTCGGGTTCTGTGCTCCCACCAAATCTTCCTATTTCGGGGAAGAAAACTGGGTCGCAACCACGAGTGACGGCAAAGAAATCAAATTCAGTCAATTGGAAAAAGAACAATTGGCCCTGAATGTCTATGCCCCCAATTGTACCCCTTGCCAAAGGGAAGTTCCCACATTAAATTATCTTTCTCGTGAAATTGAAACCAAATTTCCTTCGAAAGCAATCTATATGGTAGTGGATCCTTATCAAATTGTTCCCGACTTACCGGCTGACGCGAGTTGGGGAGAGGCTTTTGCCAAAGCCAAAAAGGTTATGGAAAAAGAAAAATCGGATTATAAGATAGAGATTCCCATTTTATTCATGAAACACCCTTTTACCATCATCCCCAATTCTCTGGTGAGTGGAACACCCGAAACATTATTATTCGAAACCAAACCTCTGCGATTGTATTACAATTTCATAGGTTCCATCTCGGAAGAATCAAAACAGGAAGAAATTGAAAAAGATCCGAAGGTCGCATTTTTTCGTCATCAATTCGGGATGGGCTTATGA
- a CDS encoding type 1 glutamine amidotransferase produces MRSLMVRFKDCEGPGVVEHVLREKGYRVSYHNAYDERLRLHPSAHLNFDLIVLLGGPQTVADDSNDSFFAPYYELVENVLITRGRKLIGICLGSQIVARVLGGKVTVGEKGPEVGFSPVKIKNKSNPVFAGIDSSEIQAFHLHEDVFTIPDGADHLLEGGFYPNQMFSYKDKAFAFQTHIEPTLPMLRVWQDVHKEFIAKGNGDFSNLVEDQKTMESSAKIVFRNILNI; encoded by the coding sequence ATGAGAAGTTTGATGGTTCGTTTCAAAGACTGTGAAGGACCCGGCGTAGTCGAGCATGTGTTACGCGAAAAAGGTTATCGAGTGAGTTATCATAATGCTTACGACGAAAGACTCAGACTTCATCCGTCCGCTCATCTGAATTTCGATCTGATTGTTTTATTGGGTGGTCCTCAAACCGTTGCCGACGATTCCAATGATTCTTTTTTTGCCCCCTATTATGAGTTGGTTGAAAATGTTCTGATCACTCGCGGTCGCAAATTGATAGGGATATGTCTGGGTTCCCAGATCGTTGCACGGGTGTTAGGCGGTAAAGTGACTGTCGGCGAAAAAGGTCCGGAAGTCGGATTCTCTCCCGTAAAGATCAAAAACAAATCGAATCCGGTCTTTGCCGGAATCGATTCTTCCGAAATCCAGGCATTCCATCTGCATGAAGATGTGTTCACGATTCCCGACGGTGCCGATCATCTTTTGGAAGGCGGATTTTATCCCAACCAGATGTTTTCCTATAAAGATAAGGCATTCGCATTCCAAACCCATATCGAACCGACTTTGCCGATGTTACGCGTTTGGCAGGATGTTCATAAGGAATTCATCGCCAAGGGCAACGGGGATTTTTCCAATCTGGTGGAAGATCAAAAAACGATGGAGTCTTCGGCTAAAATCGTATTTCGCAATATTCTAAATATATAA